A genome region from Larimichthys crocea isolate SSNF unplaced genomic scaffold, L_crocea_2.0 scaffold319, whole genome shotgun sequence includes the following:
- the nms gene encoding neuromedin-U, with product MTLPIVRQLFLLCLFWFLGPWNTTDASPFDQWEDGIELRKVRGIRSEDLSDVLWGDQNEEQVQNVFKRFLFHYSKARNSVGAVQHESHSVHPLMRLSPKLSQRRNKKVVLLKIRGLPEGML from the exons ATGACTCTGCCCATCGTGCGACAACTTTTTCTTCTATGTTTATTCTGGTTTCTCGGACCTTGGAACACAACAG ATGCCAGTCCTTTCGATCAGTGGGAAGACGGGATAGAATTAAGAAAG gTGCGAGGCATCCGAAGTGAGGATTTGAGTGACGTTTTGTGGGGAGACCAGAATGAG GAACAAGTCCAGAATGTTTTCAAAAGA TTCCTGTTTCATTACTCCAAAGCACGCAACTCTGTTGGAGCTGTACAGCATGAG TCTCACTCAGTTCATCCTTTGATGCGACTTTCCCCGAAGCTTTCCCAGAGGAGAAATAAGAAGGTGGTACTTTTG AAGATCCGAGGTCTGCCGGAGGGGATGTTGTAG